From one Haloferax marinisediminis genomic stretch:
- a CDS encoding 50S ribosomal protein L15e, whose protein sequence is MAKSFYSHIKEAWKNPKEGKLAELQWQRKQEWRNQGAIERIERPTRLDKARELGYKAKQGIVVVRVSVRKGGARKQRHKAGRRTKRQGVNRIGRRKSIPRIAEERASRKYPNMRVLNSYGVGQDGSQKWQEVILVDPEHPAIQNDDDLSWICDDAHDGRAFRGLTNAGKKNRGLQNRGKGTEHVRPSITAGRRRGK, encoded by the coding sequence ATGGCAAAAAGCTTCTATTCCCACATCAAGGAAGCGTGGAAGAACCCGAAGGAAGGCAAACTGGCCGAACTCCAGTGGCAGCGAAAGCAGGAGTGGCGCAACCAGGGCGCAATCGAGCGCATCGAGCGACCCACCCGCCTCGACAAGGCGCGTGAACTCGGCTACAAGGCCAAGCAGGGTATCGTCGTGGTCCGTGTCTCCGTCCGCAAGGGTGGCGCACGCAAGCAGCGACACAAGGCCGGTCGCCGGACGAAGCGTCAGGGTGTCAACCGCATCGGTCGCCGCAAGTCCATCCCGCGCATCGCCGAGGAACGCGCCTCGCGCAAGTACCCGAACATGCGTGTGCTGAACTCCTACGGCGTCGGTCAGGACGGCTCCCAGAAGTGGCAGGAAGTCATCCTCGTCGACCCCGAGCACCCCGCAATCCAAAACGACGACGACCTCAGCTGGATCTGCGACGACGCCCACGACGGCCGCGCCTTCCGCGGTCTCACCAACGCGGGCAAGAAGAACCGCGGCCTCCAGAACCGTGGCAAGGGTACGGAACACGTCCGTCCCTCCATCACGGCCGGTCGCCGCCGCGGCAAGTAA
- a CDS encoding methyl-accepting chemotaxis protein translates to MDLLSRIAALVPGARARARADGGVQTDESATVAAAAQDLRVGDLLDGVGTPVFVLDANHRVVAWNAPITELTGAPPEDALGSDHVSELFYPDGRRAKTLADKVLDAPRNADEEYGLSVADRSQHLYHDTSTMVDHNGDERHISFTAKPLFEGDELVGVVETVHDQTDVVNRGQASLALVEEVSETMQSITEGDLAARADFTDEKDALDAEVLLVVENLNRMAARFERLAHEVDGTTADLGNAIRSASTAATDIESQVTEQAGLLAKGSEEMQDLSASMEEIAATSDEVAAAADQARAAAENGREAGQGIRTATDHVIEISDELLDSVMELQQRMGAIEEVVEVIAEVADRTNLLALNANIEAARAGEAGEGFSVVANEVKQLANQTHEHTEEIADSIDEIQEQADETVMASEQSHEQIQVASGEISDVLSSLSEIANAADSAANGITEVARATDSQATNIEEVTTTIQVAQDHARSAEDATADITEATSRQTVALDALANHVDELVGGGAAAVTELESLGELHAATDGGEEHLGTTADDADSLGGFEFDRDV, encoded by the coding sequence ATGGACCTGCTTTCGCGAATTGCGGCGCTGGTCCCGGGGGCCAGGGCTCGGGCACGTGCTGACGGTGGCGTACAGACTGACGAGAGCGCGACGGTTGCTGCGGCGGCACAGGACCTTCGTGTCGGTGATCTCCTCGATGGGGTCGGAACACCCGTGTTCGTCCTCGATGCGAACCACCGCGTCGTCGCGTGGAACGCGCCGATTACCGAACTGACGGGCGCACCACCGGAAGACGCGCTCGGGTCCGACCACGTGAGCGAGTTGTTCTACCCGGACGGTCGTCGGGCGAAGACGCTCGCGGACAAGGTGCTCGACGCGCCACGAAACGCCGACGAGGAGTACGGTCTGTCGGTCGCCGACCGGTCACAACACCTCTACCACGACACGAGTACGATGGTCGACCACAACGGCGACGAACGACACATCTCCTTCACGGCGAAACCACTCTTCGAGGGCGACGAACTCGTCGGCGTCGTCGAGACAGTCCACGACCAAACTGACGTGGTGAACAGGGGGCAGGCGTCGCTCGCACTCGTCGAAGAAGTGTCTGAGACGATGCAGAGCATCACCGAAGGCGACCTCGCCGCCCGAGCGGATTTCACAGACGAGAAGGACGCACTCGACGCCGAAGTGCTCCTCGTCGTCGAGAACCTCAATCGGATGGCCGCTCGTTTCGAACGCCTCGCTCACGAAGTCGACGGCACGACTGCCGACCTCGGAAACGCGATTCGAAGCGCTTCGACTGCCGCGACGGACATCGAGTCACAGGTGACAGAACAGGCCGGCCTCCTCGCGAAGGGGTCCGAAGAGATGCAGGACCTCTCGGCCAGCATGGAAGAGATTGCGGCCACGTCCGACGAAGTCGCGGCGGCGGCAGACCAAGCACGGGCCGCCGCAGAGAACGGCCGAGAGGCCGGTCAGGGTATCCGAACGGCGACGGACCACGTCATCGAAATCTCTGACGAGTTACTCGACAGCGTGATGGAACTCCAACAGCGGATGGGTGCCATCGAGGAAGTCGTCGAGGTCATCGCGGAAGTCGCAGACCGAACGAACCTGCTCGCCCTGAACGCGAACATCGAGGCCGCGCGGGCGGGCGAGGCCGGTGAAGGCTTCTCTGTCGTCGCTAACGAGGTCAAACAACTCGCCAATCAGACTCACGAACACACCGAGGAGATTGCCGACAGCATCGACGAGATTCAAGAACAGGCAGATGAGACGGTGATGGCGTCCGAACAGTCCCACGAGCAGATTCAGGTCGCCTCCGGCGAGATTTCGGACGTCCTCTCGTCGTTGAGCGAAATCGCCAACGCGGCCGACTCGGCGGCCAACGGCATCACGGAAGTCGCTCGCGCGACCGACTCGCAAGCGACCAACATCGAAGAGGTCACGACGACGATTCAGGTCGCACAGGACCACGCTCGCTCCGCCGAGGACGCGACGGCCGACATCACCGAGGCAACGTCACGACAGACGGTTGCCCTCGACGCCCTCGCGAACCATGTCGACGAACTCGTTGGGGGCGGCGCGGCAGCAGTCACAGAACTTGAGAGTCTCGGCGAACTCCACGCTGCAACCGACGGTGGCGAAGAACATCTCGGAACGACGGCCGACGACGCAGACTCACTCGGTGGGTTCGAGTTCGACCGAGACGTATAG
- a CDS encoding VOC family protein, protein MHVHRVAIAATDPISLCEFYVETLGFGSIPGSQRSATAGETTLWFELGDTDADHLAFTVAADVDSVVAWVDEHVGVLETDEGPSIRFDFMEADSVYFEDPEGNIIEYVCYDGHATGEFDPETDIVGVTEVGMAVPDVTSFVADLTAAIDVDVWSEFGEGDIAFVGDQTARFVVSAVGRPWYPTDKEAAVDPVSVQCDADGTFNPEGLPYRVNVEQ, encoded by the coding sequence ATGCACGTCCACCGCGTCGCCATCGCCGCGACCGACCCGATTTCGCTCTGTGAGTTCTACGTCGAGACACTCGGATTCGGTTCGATTCCGGGTTCACAACGCTCTGCCACTGCAGGTGAGACTACTCTCTGGTTCGAACTCGGCGACACCGACGCCGACCACCTCGCGTTCACCGTGGCTGCCGACGTCGACTCCGTCGTCGCGTGGGTAGACGAACACGTTGGCGTCCTCGAAACCGACGAAGGGCCGAGTATCCGCTTCGACTTCATGGAGGCCGATTCAGTGTACTTCGAAGACCCGGAGGGCAACATCATCGAGTACGTCTGCTACGACGGCCACGCAACCGGCGAGTTCGACCCCGAGACAGACATCGTCGGTGTGACGGAAGTTGGGATGGCGGTCCCCGACGTGACATCGTTCGTCGCCGACCTCACGGCCGCCATCGACGTCGACGTGTGGAGCGAGTTCGGCGAGGGTGACATCGCGTTCGTCGGTGACCAAACAGCGCGGTTCGTCGTCTCGGCCGTGGGGAGGCCGTGGTACCCGACCGACAAAGAAGCGGCAGTCGACCCTGTGTCGGTACAGTGCGACGCCGACGGGACGTTCAACCCCGAGGGACTGCCGTACCGCGTGAACGTCGAGCAGTAA
- a CDS encoding methyl-accepting chemotaxis protein: MLSALVVLTSGVGAYTYYTVSDELHDSVHSELENTARLQAEELTVWLDERSQITRMLSQFPVLDSKDPTQISAFFDSEMANLPDDFVAIHYVDTTSNEVLASSSRERIGGTALGEDLSYIHGSLQFSNANEVAVSEMYEQGDETHISFVSPVPDAEDRAVVLVSSTAHLREVFHAPFDGSFVQIIDREGIVEFDERDVSSGELYGEQGSQALTDGFAGGIGAYEAEANSAFDEEHVVAYAGAEDLVVVIHAPTSSAYHLQQTVVTDIGLLLAVLLLGIGGLTLVLKRNMLEPLGDLETTLNRLRGGDLDVDLTTDRRDEFGSVLGAVGALRTDLVNQRRDAEVYSTVMDTAAAGDLTARMDTNSNSSDMRTIATSFNAMIDDLESTVGSVMEFADEVQLRSDHVAQGAREVNSASEQVAQSVEQISHGADEQAGRLTRVSEEMDTLSAAVEEIATAADQLAANSGEAAELGADGQIAAEGALDGMDAIRDETRSTVEDVAEFGALTEEVSDIVGVIGNIAEQTNLLALNANIEAARAGEAGEGFAVVANEVKQLAEATTDSATEVEALIEDIQSQRETVVTGVERMKDRVTEESESVETAIDALDDITQRVEENNTSVHEVTSATDAQASSTEDVSAMVQEVASVSEETTAEAQTVSAAAEEQAASINQVTTSAQSLAVNAENLQSLLDQFDVDVDEAGSSVISDTVPNTVAGVGVEPGVQSPAVSDGGVDE, encoded by the coding sequence ATGTTAAGCGCGCTCGTCGTCCTCACGTCGGGCGTCGGCGCGTACACCTACTACACCGTCTCCGACGAACTCCACGATTCGGTTCACAGCGAGTTAGAGAACACCGCCAGATTACAGGCCGAAGAACTCACGGTCTGGCTCGACGAGCGGTCACAGATTACTCGGATGTTGTCGCAGTTCCCCGTTCTCGATAGCAAAGACCCCACACAGATTTCGGCGTTCTTCGACAGCGAGATGGCGAACCTCCCCGACGACTTCGTCGCCATCCACTACGTCGATACGACATCGAACGAAGTCCTCGCGAGTTCGTCACGAGAGCGAATCGGCGGAACCGCCCTCGGAGAAGACCTTTCGTACATCCACGGGTCGCTGCAGTTCTCTAATGCTAACGAAGTCGCAGTCAGTGAGATGTACGAACAGGGAGACGAGACGCACATCTCCTTCGTGAGCCCAGTTCCTGATGCAGAAGACCGCGCCGTCGTCCTCGTCTCGTCGACCGCTCACCTCCGAGAGGTGTTCCACGCGCCGTTCGACGGGTCGTTCGTCCAAATCATCGACCGCGAAGGAATCGTCGAGTTCGACGAACGCGACGTTTCGAGCGGTGAACTGTACGGCGAACAGGGTTCACAGGCACTCACCGATGGATTCGCTGGCGGCATCGGTGCCTACGAGGCCGAAGCAAACAGTGCCTTCGACGAAGAGCACGTCGTCGCGTACGCGGGCGCAGAAGACCTCGTCGTCGTCATCCACGCGCCGACTAGTTCTGCGTACCACCTCCAGCAGACCGTCGTCACCGACATCGGGCTCCTCCTCGCAGTGCTGTTGCTCGGCATTGGTGGCCTGACCCTCGTCCTCAAGCGGAACATGCTCGAGCCACTCGGTGACCTCGAAACTACGTTGAACCGTCTCCGTGGTGGTGACCTCGACGTCGACCTCACGACCGACCGGCGAGACGAGTTCGGGTCGGTACTCGGCGCTGTCGGGGCGCTCCGTACGGACCTCGTCAACCAGCGCCGCGACGCAGAGGTCTACAGCACCGTGATGGATACCGCTGCGGCCGGCGACCTGACCGCCCGGATGGACACCAACAGCAACTCCTCCGACATGCGGACGATTGCGACGTCGTTCAACGCGATGATAGACGACCTCGAATCGACCGTCGGTTCAGTGATGGAGTTCGCAGACGAGGTGCAGTTACGCAGCGACCACGTCGCACAGGGGGCCCGCGAGGTGAACTCTGCCAGCGAACAGGTCGCCCAATCGGTCGAACAGATATCGCACGGTGCAGACGAACAAGCCGGGAGACTCACCCGCGTGTCCGAGGAGATGGATACCCTCTCGGCCGCCGTCGAAGAGATTGCGACTGCTGCCGACCAGTTGGCCGCAAACTCGGGTGAGGCCGCCGAACTCGGCGCGGACGGACAAATCGCCGCCGAAGGTGCACTCGACGGGATGGACGCCATCCGTGACGAGACACGCTCGACGGTCGAAGACGTGGCCGAGTTCGGGGCACTCACCGAGGAGGTCAGCGACATCGTCGGCGTTATCGGTAACATCGCCGAGCAGACGAACCTGCTCGCCCTGAACGCGAACATCGAGGCCGCCCGGGCGGGCGAAGCGGGCGAAGGCTTCGCCGTCGTCGCCAACGAGGTTAAACAACTCGCCGAGGCGACTACCGACTCGGCCACCGAAGTCGAAGCACTCATCGAAGACATCCAGTCACAGCGTGAGACGGTCGTCACCGGCGTCGAGCGAATGAAAGACCGCGTCACCGAAGAGTCGGAGTCCGTCGAGACGGCCATCGATGCACTCGACGACATCACCCAGCGCGTCGAAGAGAACAACACCAGCGTCCACGAGGTCACCTCGGCGACCGATGCGCAGGCGTCTTCGACCGAAGACGTGAGTGCGATGGTGCAGGAAGTCGCGAGCGTGAGCGAAGAGACCACTGCTGAGGCCCAGACAGTGTCGGCGGCAGCAGAAGAACAGGCGGCATCCATCAATCAGGTCACCACGAGTGCGCAGTCGCTGGCAGTCAACGCCGAGAACTTGCAGTCGCTTCTCGACCAGTTCGACGTCGATGTCGACGAAGCGGGTTCGTCTGTGATTTCGGACACGGTCCCGAACACCGTTGCCGGTGTGGGTGTTGAACCGGGTGTGCAGTCACCCGCGGTCAGTGATGGCGGAGTAGACGAGTAA
- a CDS encoding lycopene cyclase domain-containing protein, giving the protein MSIARHDTGAKAALGALASQVHPVFMLPPVAASWFGAILAGEFALLPGTLYAAAVFFGVYTAHVKDGYVDFYQRGEDDDHPLTRRGCQLCLVGATLGFVLSTGALVGLVGAGVLVFTIPGWLLGYFHAPQLDTNPVTTTLGYPLGIALAILGGYYVQTGTLTATPIAFAGVLLFVLAGIKIIDDAKDYDYDRSIDKRTVAVVLGTDGAYRLAHVLIGAGLFFVVAGAITGTFPPFAAVAAVPFALVVVIARNAPPKLATMMLVRGSYVFLALLVIAVAFRPLSGISLPDIGVLGPYTYLATEVLFGSVAAVLLVRAGRDAIRRTARTVAVVYPIAYVWDWYTLEVGVFSIPLRTGIELLGIPLEEHIFMLVVPAFVLAIHETFERGRSSESPATRRG; this is encoded by the coding sequence ATGTCTATCGCTCGTCACGACACGGGGGCCAAAGCAGCGCTCGGTGCACTCGCGTCACAGGTGCATCCGGTGTTCATGCTCCCTCCGGTTGCGGCGTCGTGGTTCGGCGCCATCCTCGCGGGGGAGTTCGCGCTCCTCCCCGGAACCCTCTATGCCGCAGCGGTGTTCTTCGGGGTGTACACTGCCCACGTCAAGGACGGCTACGTGGACTTCTACCAGCGGGGCGAAGACGACGACCACCCCCTGACCCGGCGAGGGTGTCAGCTCTGTCTCGTCGGTGCGACACTCGGGTTCGTGCTTTCGACCGGTGCGCTCGTCGGACTGGTCGGTGCCGGCGTCCTCGTCTTCACCATCCCCGGATGGCTGCTGGGCTACTTCCACGCCCCGCAGTTGGACACGAATCCCGTGACGACGACACTCGGATATCCCCTCGGAATCGCGCTCGCCATCCTCGGTGGATACTACGTCCAGACAGGCACCCTCACCGCCACGCCCATCGCGTTCGCTGGTGTTCTACTGTTCGTCCTCGCCGGCATCAAAATCATCGACGACGCGAAAGACTACGACTACGACCGCTCTATCGACAAGCGAACCGTCGCAGTCGTGCTCGGGACGGACGGTGCGTATCGGCTCGCTCACGTGCTCATCGGCGCAGGCCTCTTCTTCGTCGTCGCGGGAGCGATTACTGGCACGTTCCCGCCCTTCGCCGCCGTCGCCGCTGTCCCGTTCGCACTCGTCGTCGTCATCGCCCGCAACGCACCGCCGAAACTCGCAACCATGATGCTCGTCCGCGGGTCGTACGTCTTTCTCGCGCTTCTCGTGATCGCAGTGGCGTTCCGCCCACTATCCGGCATCTCGCTCCCCGATATTGGTGTCCTCGGGCCGTACACCTACCTAGCGACGGAGGTCCTCTTCGGGTCGGTTGCTGCTGTACTCCTCGTTCGGGCTGGGCGCGACGCGATTCGTCGGACGGCCCGAACTGTCGCCGTCGTCTACCCCATCGCGTACGTCTGGGACTGGTACACGCTCGAAGTCGGCGTCTTCTCGATTCCACTCCGGACGGGCATCGAACTCCTCGGCATCCCGCTCGAAGAACACATCTTCATGCTGGTCGTCCCCGCGTTCGTCCTCGCAATTCACGAGACGTTCGAGCGGGGCCGGTCGTCTGAGTCGCCGGCGACGAGGCGAGGGTAA
- a CDS encoding lipoate--protein ligase family protein: MNDSQGTLADREWRLIREDIRPGPMQMALDEVAGETAADGGPRTVRVYSWEPSCLSLGYGEDPETVDWEFCEREGIDVTRRPTGGGGIYHDRYGDVAYSIVAPKAELPGDLIDCYHLLCQPILDAIRSVGVDVDFVDEDMPVLWHPACYLRALHPAHDMVAEGRKIAGNAQYRRKDAVVQHGSLTYSVDAETHLGVFDGHGMTPAEFRDRVVGIDELADVSRETFVEAVTDSLADFVDAEEGSWTDEELEKARTRVEEKYAADEWVRRDPRNR, translated from the coding sequence ATGAACGACTCGCAGGGCACACTCGCCGACCGAGAGTGGCGGTTGATTCGCGAAGACATCCGTCCCGGTCCGATGCAGATGGCGCTGGACGAAGTCGCCGGCGAGACGGCCGCAGATGGTGGTCCGCGAACGGTTCGCGTCTACTCGTGGGAACCCAGTTGTCTTTCGCTTGGGTATGGTGAAGACCCCGAGACAGTCGATTGGGAGTTCTGCGAGCGAGAAGGAATCGACGTGACGCGGCGACCGACTGGCGGTGGCGGCATCTACCACGACCGATACGGCGACGTGGCGTACTCCATCGTCGCCCCGAAAGCGGAGTTGCCCGGTGACCTCATCGACTGCTACCACCTGCTGTGTCAACCGATTCTCGACGCCATCCGGTCGGTCGGCGTCGACGTGGACTTCGTGGACGAGGATATGCCGGTTCTCTGGCACCCAGCGTGTTACCTTCGGGCGCTTCACCCCGCACACGACATGGTCGCCGAAGGCCGGAAAATCGCGGGGAACGCGCAGTACCGCCGCAAAGACGCCGTCGTACAGCACGGGTCTCTCACCTACTCGGTCGATGCCGAGACGCATCTCGGCGTGTTCGACGGACACGGGATGACGCCGGCGGAGTTCCGCGACCGGGTGGTCGGCATCGACGAACTCGCGGACGTCTCACGTGAGACGTTCGTCGAAGCCGTGACCGACTCGCTGGCCGACTTCGTCGATGCCGAAGAAGGGTCGTGGACCGACGAAGAACTCGAGAAGGCACGAACCCGAGTCGAAGAGAAGTACGCCGCAGACGAGTGGGTCCGACGGGACCCACGCAACCGGTAG
- a CDS encoding serine/threonine-protein kinase RIO2 encodes MVRNVAGVMAELESEDFYLLSGVEQGMRFSEWVNRGKLPKNSGMTAEEVDYRIDRCMTRDLIERKTIQYEGYKLTVEGYDALALRTFAQRDTIQGFGAPLGVGKESDVFEVQSFKPLALKFHREGYTNFREVRRERDYTSDNHHVSWLYTARKAAEREYEALETLFPKVSVPRPVDHNRHAIIMSKLDGVELGKARLDSEQVVGVLDLVLDEMASAYEAGFVHADMSEYNVAVSEKGITIFDWPQAVPTDHNNARELLARDVKNIVQYFRRKYPAEMPDDIDFEALTDAIAQNEFESVEQASV; translated from the coding sequence ATGGTACGGAACGTCGCCGGCGTGATGGCCGAACTCGAGTCCGAGGACTTCTATCTCCTCTCGGGTGTCGAGCAGGGCATGCGCTTCAGCGAGTGGGTCAACCGCGGGAAACTCCCGAAGAACTCGGGGATGACCGCCGAAGAGGTCGACTATCGTATCGACCGGTGTATGACTCGCGACCTCATCGAGCGCAAGACCATCCAGTACGAAGGCTACAAACTCACGGTCGAAGGCTACGACGCACTCGCCTTGCGAACCTTCGCGCAGCGAGACACCATTCAGGGATTCGGTGCGCCTCTCGGCGTCGGCAAGGAAAGCGACGTGTTCGAAGTCCAGTCGTTCAAACCCCTCGCGCTGAAGTTCCACCGCGAAGGCTACACGAACTTCCGCGAAGTTCGCCGTGAACGCGATTACACCTCTGACAACCACCACGTGTCGTGGCTCTACACCGCGCGCAAGGCTGCCGAACGCGAGTACGAAGCACTGGAGACGCTCTTCCCGAAGGTGTCGGTACCGCGCCCAGTCGACCACAACCGCCACGCGATCATCATGTCGAAACTCGATGGCGTCGAACTCGGCAAGGCGCGACTCGATTCCGAACAGGTAGTTGGCGTGCTCGACCTGGTCCTCGACGAGATGGCCTCGGCCTACGAGGCCGGATTCGTCCACGCGGACATGTCCGAGTACAACGTCGCCGTCAGCGAGAAGGGAATCACTATCTTCGACTGGCCGCAAGCGGTCCCGACCGACCACAACAACGCCCGCGAGTTGCTCGCGCGCGACGTGAAGAACATCGTCCAGTACTTCCGCCGGAAGTACCCTGCAGAGATGCCCGACGACATCGACTTCGAGGCCTTGACCGACGCAATCGCCCAAAACGAGTTCGAGAGCGTCGAGCAAGCGAGCGTCTGA
- the ubaA gene encoding SAMP-activating enzyme E1, giving the protein MTLSLDATQLDRYSRHIIMDEVGPEGQERLLNSRVVVVGAGGLGSPVIEYLAAVGVGELVVVDDDVVERSNLQRQVIHHDDDVGVPKAESAADFVRSLNPDVTVEPVQTRVDKSNVYELVEGADAVVDASDNFPTRYLLNDVCRFEEIPLVHGAIYKFEGQATTLLPEGPCYRCLFPEAPEPGTVPDCATTGVIGVLPGTVGCIQATEAVKVLLDVGEVLDGRLMFYDAMDMTFETVPYRKNPNCPVCSDDGVDSIADIEYVESCAITLD; this is encoded by the coding sequence ATGACACTCTCACTCGACGCCACCCAACTCGACCGGTATTCGAGACACATTATCATGGACGAAGTCGGTCCCGAGGGCCAAGAGCGACTGCTCAACTCCCGGGTCGTCGTCGTCGGCGCGGGGGGCCTCGGGTCGCCCGTCATCGAGTATCTCGCCGCCGTCGGTGTCGGTGAGCTGGTCGTCGTCGACGACGACGTAGTCGAACGGAGTAACCTCCAGCGACAGGTTATCCACCACGACGACGACGTCGGCGTCCCGAAAGCCGAGAGCGCCGCCGACTTCGTCCGCAGCCTCAACCCAGACGTGACCGTCGAGCCCGTCCAGACGCGGGTCGACAAGTCGAACGTCTACGAACTCGTTGAGGGAGCAGACGCCGTCGTCGACGCCTCCGACAACTTCCCGACGCGATATCTCCTCAACGACGTCTGCCGATTCGAAGAGATTCCGCTCGTCCACGGCGCGATATACAAATTCGAAGGCCAAGCGACGACGCTCTTACCCGAGGGGCCGTGTTACCGGTGTCTGTTCCCAGAGGCTCCCGAGCCGGGGACGGTTCCCGACTGTGCGACGACGGGCGTCATCGGCGTCCTCCCCGGGACAGTTGGCTGTATTCAGGCCACGGAAGCGGTGAAAGTCCTCCTCGACGTGGGCGAGGTGCTCGACGGCCGGCTCATGTTCTACGACGCGATGGACATGACCTTCGAGACGGTCCCCTATCGGAAGAACCCGAACTGCCCGGTCTGTAGCGACGACGGCGTCGACTCCATCGCTGACATCGAGTACGTCGAGAGTTGCGCCATCACACTCGACTGA
- a CDS encoding rhodanese-like domain-containing protein produces MVVETTPDELTEKLETDETDVAIVDIRDPSSYESGHIPGSENLPAATLGPDVFEREWPDEVVVSCYVGKSSKRVASVLDQNVEADVSSLRGGFDGWDGDVERGSETESDLGPSAPF; encoded by the coding sequence ATGGTCGTCGAGACGACGCCTGACGAACTGACCGAGAAACTGGAAACCGACGAGACAGACGTGGCTATCGTCGATATCCGAGACCCATCGTCGTACGAATCCGGGCACATCCCCGGGTCGGAGAACCTCCCTGCCGCGACACTCGGCCCCGACGTATTCGAGCGGGAGTGGCCCGACGAAGTGGTCGTCTCCTGTTACGTCGGCAAGAGTTCGAAGCGCGTCGCCTCCGTCCTCGACCAGAACGTCGAGGCCGACGTGAGCAGTCTCCGCGGCGGGTTCGACGGGTGGGATGGCGATGTCGAACGCGGGTCCGAAACCGAATCCGACCTCGGACCGTCCGCGCCGTTCTGA